The following coding sequences lie in one Fusarium poae strain DAOMC 252244 chromosome 1, whole genome shotgun sequence genomic window:
- a CDS encoding hypothetical protein (BUSCO:34395at5125): MKDTTVSVRPVHPTMFGSPKDLSTAQETAINAFLANTSTIVESPKTNQVPFSPDGFPRPTYTVLETPLANPKKSRDAISQPKPNINRPRQLSNISASTLASLHSRETMNSPQMKSSWGSRPSMESTDSASKWRPDYMYQRPLPIKNLSSSSTRTPMKPNELFAKLPARVLSGIMEQLRDLHVGEKSGSCATCWMRDATNVAVSCRKWYQPAQTALYRNIQLVGADSAVHKKKFKMSQGVRVVMLRRILRSNPRLASLVRTLKVPAPEIVPKGSTIAEYEDLIATLVMACPNLESLRGLSPIYDHSFSKIFHALSTRPNLKEMNWLIQASPHQTQQRMQGNTQQLGLVMPGELKPFQEATFLSFNANWSKLESLTVHCLPGATLTPETLLTKTLERLPNIKHLHLCNLPPNSFDDCSLLTLPPLETLTLSHISGITTAGLSAFATQSNSSPLRKLTLRHTPMNSLAALARILSNLRNLVNFSLIQTFPPTMPENDSFSLWLMPYLTSNTIQKLHWDITSHSTCVNAADDILARSIGAGGFPALRTLRTPNDPDGIFQELCYPVDRIDLPSDRFRPTGRPEVSTPPPSSVTSPMSPTRLFRSSNASPIASPRERETISPFGDMRRAPYSNLHTSRLAAQARLEAARSQPKFTVNVIEEDGTFNDTFTMAGFIGTVGSPIKYHLHPDRGTTDDKGGLIDIRDLESDAGESLAGGKAGCTGRWNSREGIVADKKEKEWWWHTERGRWQKVTL, encoded by the exons ATGAAGGACACTACAGTCTCGGTGCGCCCAGTGCATCCTACAATGTTTGGCTCGCCAAAGGATCTATCCACAGCTCAAGAAACCGCCATCAATGCATTTCTCGCAAATACAAGCACAATAGTCGAATCGCCAAAAACAAACCAAGTTCCCTTCTCACCTGATGGTTTCCCTCGTCCTACGTATACTGTTCTCGAAACTCCCCTGGCAAACCCCAAAAAGAGCCGCGATGCTATCTCTCAACCGAAACCCAATATCAACCGACCACGACAACTCTCCAACATCTCAGCCTCAACATTAGCATCACTTCATTCCCGGGAAACGATGAACTCGCCACAAATGAAATCTTCTTGGGGAAGCAGACCGAGCATGGAATCCACCGATTCGGCTTCCAAATGGAGACCAGACTACATGTATCAGCGACCATTGCCTATCAAGAACCTGTCTTCATCTTCTACAAGAACGCCCATGAAGCCAAATGAGCTTTTCGCCAAATTACCTGCTAGAGTACTGTCAGGCATCATGGAGCAGTTGAGAGATCTCCATGTCGGGGAAAAGAGCGGGAGTTGTGCGACTTGCTGGATGCGAGATGCGACCAATGTCGCTGTTTCTTGTCGCAAGTGGTATCAGCCCGCTCAAACAGCTTT GTATCGAAACATCCAACTCGTAGGCGCAGATTCAGCCGTCCACAAAAAGAAGTTCAAGATGTCTCAGGGCGTTCGAGTCGTTATGCTCCGTCGCATACTCCGCTCCAACCCTCGTCTTGCCAGTCTCGTCCGCACACTCAAAGTCCCTGCTCCCGAAATCGTCCCCAAGGGTTCAACAATCGCCGAGTATGAGGATCTCATCGCCACGCTGGTCATGGCGTGTCCCAACCTTGAGAGTCTCCGCGGTCTGTCACCTATCTATGACCACTCCTTCAGCAAGATCTTCCACGCGCTGTCCACGAGGCCGAACTTAAAGGAGATGAACTGGCTCATTCAGGCGTCGCCGCATCAGACACAGCAGCGTATGCAGGGCAATACTCAGCAACTCGGGTTGGTCATGCCGGGAGAGCTCAAGCCTTTCCAGGAAGCGACCTTTTTGTCATTCAACGCCAACTGGTCAAAACTCGAGAGTCTCACCGTTCACTGTCTGCCTGGAGCAACTCTCACACCCGAAACACTCCTCACAAAAACTCTCGAGCGTCTGCCTAACATCAAGCACCTTCATCTGTGTAACCTCCCGCCTAATAGCTTCGACGACTGCAGTCTTCTCACCCTCCCTCCCCTCGAGACCCTCACACTCTCTCACATCAGCGGCATTACGACCGCCGGCCTGTCAGCGTTCGCGACGCAGTCCAACAGCTCCCCTCTGCGCAAGCTAACCCTCCGTCACACACCAATGAACTCACTGGCTGCTCTCGCCCGCATCCTCTCCAACCTGCGAAACCTCGTCAACTTCTCCTTAATTCAGACTTTCCCGCCCACCATGCCAGAGAATGATAGTTTCTCGCTGTGGCTGATGCCATATCTGACCAGCAACACTATCCAAAAGCTTCACTGGGACATCACTAGCCACTCAACTTGCGTCAACGCTGCAGACGACATCCTTGCTCGAAGTATTGGCGCAGGAGGCTTTCCGGCTCTGAGGACTCTACGCACCCCCAACGACCCGGATGGCATATTCCAGGAACTTTGTTACCCGGTTGACAGAATCGATCTCCCTTCCGACCGTTTCCGACCTACAGGGCGACCCGAGGTTTCCACCCCTCCACCTAGCTCAGTAACAAGCCCCATGTCGCCCACACGCCTATTCAGATCCTCCAACGCATCACCCATCGCCTCTCCACGAGAGCGAGAGACTATATCTCCCTTTGGCGACATGCGCCGTGCTCCCTACTCAAATCTTCACACGTCACGCCTGGCCGCCCAAGCACGTCTCGAAGCAGCCCGGTCCCAACCAAAGTTCACCGTAAACGTtattgaagaagatggcacTTTTAACGACACCTTCACCATGGCGGGATTCATCGGCACGGTTGGAAGCCCCATCAAGTACCATCTCCATCCCGACCGTGGGACGACGGATGACAAGGGTGGTCTGATCGACATAAGAGATCTCGAAAGTGATGCGGGTGAGAGCCTGGCAGGCGGTAAGGCAGGATGTACTGGAAGATGGAATTCCCGCGAGGGAATCGTGGCGGataagaaggagaaggagtgGTGGTGGCACACTGAACGAGGCCGCTGGCAAAAGGTGACACTCTGA